From the Butyricicoccus intestinisimiae genome, one window contains:
- a CDS encoding DUF4391 domain-containing protein, translating to MLDLPKSTEFNKRIPKYKFYDNIEIKPTLKKLFTEQIKMIYWRNKIASTTMNLTQGKQVTEIEIFEIRLASSEIDEAVLRQIDRAIPYHILFLLEYDGMYQAWIGYKEVASGKALFRVNTYYHTDWQKKEQLALKLEGQSMDAVYESFVRQIAGDTLQTEYSEETLRESVSREKRKQELQKQIDALKAKIRKEKQLNKQIEFNAELKKLKKEMNNI from the coding sequence ATGTTAGATTTGCCAAAGTCTACGGAGTTTAATAAACGGATTCCGAAATATAAATTCTATGATAATATAGAAATCAAGCCGACACTGAAAAAATTATTCACCGAACAAATTAAGATGATTTACTGGCGCAACAAGATTGCTTCTACCACAATGAATTTGACACAAGGCAAGCAGGTGACGGAGATAGAAATATTTGAAATTCGTCTGGCTTCGTCTGAGATAGATGAAGCGGTTTTGCGTCAGATAGACCGAGCCATTCCGTATCATATCTTGTTCTTACTGGAGTATGATGGAATGTATCAAGCGTGGATCGGTTATAAAGAAGTGGCATCCGGTAAAGCACTTTTTCGAGTCAATACATATTATCATACCGATTGGCAGAAAAAAGAGCAGCTTGCGCTAAAATTGGAAGGGCAGAGCATGGACGCAGTATATGAAAGCTTTGTCCGGCAGATTGCAGGAGATACATTGCAAACAGAATATTCTGAGGAAACACTGCGAGAATCTGTATCAAGAGAAAAGCGGAAGCAGGAATTACAAAAGCAGATAGATGCTTTAAAAGCTAAAATCCGAAAGGAAAAACAGCTGAATAAACAGATAGAATTTAATGCGGAGTTGAAAAAATTAAAGAAGGAG